From Paraburkholderia sabiae, a single genomic window includes:
- a CDS encoding polysaccharide biosynthesis tyrosine autokinase encodes MQARTEEEDVVLGQLLQVIIDDIWWLIGIAATIVAMAGFYCYVAKPVYSADAHVRVEASDNTSQALTQTQTGATISTGQNTIPTDAEIEMIKSRGVVAPVVQQMKLNFSVTPKTIPILGSLAARLATPGQPAKAWLGLGSYAWGGEVAEVDSIDVTPALEGKKLILTAMDNGRYTLMTPDGQLLLRGEAGEPAQGGGVTMLVNKLVARPGTQFTVMRANDLDAIGAFQSAINVQEQGKQTGVISISLEDQSPEHAAAVANALAQSYLLEHIRTKQADASRMLDFLKSEEPRLKSDLERAEAALTAYQSKSGSINASDEAKVYLEGSVQYEQQISSLRLQISQLEQRYGDDHPMIKAAQEQMAELQAQRTKYADRFRDLPATEVKAVQLQRDAKVAEDIYVLLLNRVQELSVQKAGTGGNVHIVDAALRPGSPIKPKKVLILSAATILGLIVGTGFVFLRRNMFKGIDDPETVERTFHLPVYGLVPLSAEQALLENAAVRGGTRQRAVLANAKPKDVCIESLRSLRTSMQFTLQDARNRIVMFTGPLPGVGKSFLTINLGVLLAHSGKRVLMIDGDMRRGALEKHLGGSPDNGLSELLSGQISLEEAVRATEIDNLAFISCGRRPPNPSELLMSPRLPQYLEGLAKRYDVILIDTPPVLAVTDASIIGGYAGSTFFVVRSGMHSEGEIADALKRLHSSGVHVQGAIFNAMPPRARGNYDRHYAAVQEYLST; translated from the coding sequence ATGCAGGCCAGAACCGAAGAAGAGGACGTGGTCCTCGGCCAACTGCTGCAGGTGATCATCGACGACATCTGGTGGCTGATCGGCATCGCCGCGACCATCGTCGCGATGGCCGGCTTCTACTGCTATGTCGCGAAGCCCGTCTATTCGGCCGATGCGCACGTGCGTGTGGAAGCGTCGGACAACACGTCGCAGGCGCTCACGCAGACGCAAACGGGCGCGACGATCTCGACGGGACAGAACACGATCCCCACCGACGCCGAGATCGAAATGATCAAGAGCCGCGGCGTCGTCGCGCCCGTGGTTCAGCAGATGAAGCTGAACTTCTCGGTGACGCCGAAGACGATCCCCATTCTCGGCAGCCTCGCCGCGCGCCTCGCGACGCCGGGCCAGCCCGCGAAAGCGTGGCTCGGTCTCGGCTCGTATGCGTGGGGCGGCGAGGTGGCCGAAGTCGATTCGATCGACGTGACGCCCGCACTCGAAGGCAAGAAGCTGATCCTCACCGCAATGGACAACGGCCGCTACACGCTGATGACGCCCGACGGCCAGTTGCTGTTGCGCGGCGAAGCGGGCGAACCCGCGCAGGGCGGCGGCGTGACGATGCTCGTCAACAAGCTGGTCGCGCGTCCGGGCACGCAGTTCACGGTGATGCGGGCGAACGATCTCGACGCGATCGGCGCGTTCCAGTCGGCGATCAACGTGCAGGAGCAGGGCAAGCAGACGGGCGTGATCTCGATCTCGCTCGAAGACCAGAGCCCCGAGCACGCGGCCGCCGTCGCCAATGCGCTCGCGCAGTCGTATCTGCTCGAACACATCCGCACCAAACAGGCCGACGCGAGCCGCATGCTCGACTTCCTGAAGAGCGAAGAGCCGCGCCTGAAGTCCGATCTCGAACGCGCGGAAGCCGCGTTGACGGCGTATCAGAGCAAGAGCGGCTCGATCAACGCGAGCGACGAAGCGAAGGTCTATCTTGAAGGCAGCGTGCAGTACGAGCAGCAGATTTCGTCACTGCGTCTGCAGATTTCGCAGCTCGAACAGCGCTACGGCGACGATCATCCGATGATCAAGGCCGCGCAAGAGCAGATGGCCGAACTGCAGGCACAGCGCACGAAATACGCGGACCGTTTCCGCGATCTGCCCGCCACCGAAGTAAAGGCCGTGCAGTTGCAGCGCGACGCGAAGGTTGCAGAAGACATCTACGTGCTGCTGCTGAACCGCGTGCAGGAACTCTCCGTGCAGAAAGCGGGGACGGGCGGCAACGTGCATATCGTCGACGCGGCGCTGCGTCCCGGTTCGCCCATCAAGCCGAAGAAGGTGCTGATTCTTTCGGCGGCGACGATTCTGGGCCTGATCGTCGGCACGGGTTTCGTGTTCCTGCGCCGAAATATGTTCAAGGGTATCGACGACCCCGAAACCGTCGAGCGCACGTTCCATCTGCCCGTGTACGGTCTCGTGCCGCTGTCGGCGGAACAGGCGCTGCTCGAAAACGCCGCGGTGCGCGGCGGTACACGCCAGCGCGCGGTACTCGCAAACGCGAAGCCGAAGGACGTGTGTATCGAAAGTCTGCGCAGCCTGCGCACGTCGATGCAGTTCACGTTGCAGGACGCGCGCAATCGCATCGTGATGTTCACGGGTCCGCTGCCGGGCGTCGGCAAGAGCTTCCTGACGATCAACCTCGGCGTGCTGCTCGCGCATTCGGGCAAGCGCGTGCTGATGATCGACGGCGACATGCGGCGCGGCGCGCTCGAAAAGCATCTGGGCGGTTCGCCCGACAACGGCCTGTCGGAATTGCTGAGCGGTCAGATTTCGCTCGAAGAAGCGGTGCGCGCGACGGAAATCGACAATCTCGCGTTCATCTCGTGCGGCCGCCGTCCGCCGAATCCTTCCGAACTGCTGATGTCGCCGCGTTTGCCGCAATACCTCGAAGGCCTCGCGAAGCGCTACGACGTGATCCTGATCGACACGCCGCCCGTGCTCGCCGTCACCGACGCCTCGATCATCGGCGGCTATGCGGGCTCGACGTTCTTTGTCGTGCGCTCGGGCATGCATAGCGAAGGCGAGATCGCCGACGCACTGAAGCGTCTGCATTCGTCGGGCGTGCACGTGCAGGGCGCGATCTTCAACGCGATGCCGCCGCGTGCGCGCGGCAACTACGACCGCCACTACGCGGCCGTGCAGGAATACCTGAGCACCTGA
- a CDS encoding polysaccharide biosynthesis/export family protein yields the protein MLKRHITISLVLTTFLSACATAPGNYLDTSRLKEDQQNKPAETYPVKLIDASVIRQQQAQTADAIAHQVLPPPGPFADPTQYVYRVAPQDILGITVWDHPELTTPNGSTLSSGGNTTQTLGGALQQPYTQALPGQADPYGQTVAPDGTIYFPFVGRIRASGRTTAQLRDELSKKLIPYIRDPQVDVRVLSYRSQKVQVTGDVKTPGPLALSDVPLTLVDAITRSGGSTDNADLQRVRLTRKGKLYVLDANRMLDKGDATQNVMLEPGDIVNVPDRSDTRIFVMGEVKTPIPVPMNKGELTIADALTQAGGILDTDANPRQIYVMRGMKEKPTTPDVYRLDMTQPDAIMLSSQFELQPMDVVYVGTAASTTFNRVLQQVLPTVQTLFYLKQLTR from the coding sequence ATGTTGAAACGACACATCACGATATCTCTTGTGCTGACGACTTTTCTGTCGGCATGCGCGACCGCGCCGGGGAATTACCTCGATACGTCGCGCCTGAAGGAAGACCAGCAGAACAAACCGGCGGAGACGTACCCCGTCAAACTGATCGACGCCTCGGTGATCCGGCAGCAACAGGCGCAGACGGCCGATGCGATCGCGCATCAGGTGCTGCCGCCGCCGGGCCCGTTCGCCGATCCGACGCAGTACGTGTACCGCGTCGCGCCGCAGGACATTCTCGGCATCACCGTGTGGGACCACCCCGAACTGACGACGCCGAACGGCAGCACGCTCTCGTCGGGCGGCAACACGACGCAGACGCTCGGCGGCGCATTGCAGCAGCCATACACCCAGGCATTGCCCGGTCAGGCCGATCCCTACGGGCAGACGGTCGCGCCCGACGGCACGATCTATTTCCCGTTCGTCGGCCGCATTCGTGCGTCGGGACGCACGACGGCGCAGCTCCGCGACGAGCTGTCGAAAAAGCTCATCCCGTACATCCGCGATCCGCAGGTCGATGTGCGCGTGCTGTCGTACCGCAGCCAGAAGGTGCAGGTGACGGGCGACGTGAAGACGCCTGGCCCGCTCGCGCTGTCCGACGTGCCGCTGACGCTCGTCGACGCGATCACGCGCTCGGGCGGTTCGACGGATAACGCCGATCTGCAACGCGTGCGTCTCACGCGCAAGGGCAAGCTCTATGTGCTCGACGCGAACCGCATGCTCGACAAGGGCGATGCCACGCAGAACGTGATGCTCGAACCGGGCGACATCGTCAACGTGCCGGATCGCAGCGACACGCGGATCTTCGTGATGGGCGAAGTGAAGACGCCGATCCCCGTTCCGATGAACAAGGGCGAACTGACGATCGCCGATGCGCTCACGCAGGCGGGCGGCATTCTCGACACCGACGCGAACCCGCGCCAGATCTACGTGATGCGCGGCATGAAAGAGAAGCCGACCACGCCCGACGTGTATCGCCTCGACATGACGCAGCCCGACGCAATCATGCTGTCGTCGCAATTCGAGTTGCAGCCGATGGATGTGGTGTACGTCGGCACGGCCGCTTCGACGACGTTCAACCGTGTGCTGCAGCAGGTGCTGCCGACGGTGCAGACGCTGTTCTATCTGAAGCAGCTGACGCGTTGA
- a CDS encoding arsenate reductase/protein-tyrosine-phosphatase family protein, translating into MFANVLIVCHANVCRSPAAEWLFRSRQQERGAQPIAFRSAGLRAIDGHGMDPVMRRLLEERGVDGGTVGTHRSRRLDRQSVRAADLILVTEQRQVKDVEALEPTSRGKVYSLGNWSKSDRQGNGGADVVDPHGRDEAVYRDSLAHIEHLVMGWLDKIC; encoded by the coding sequence ATGTTCGCCAACGTCCTGATCGTCTGTCACGCCAACGTGTGCCGCTCGCCTGCCGCCGAGTGGCTGTTCAGGTCGCGACAGCAGGAGCGTGGCGCGCAGCCCATCGCATTCCGCTCGGCGGGTCTGCGCGCGATCGACGGACATGGGATGGACCCGGTGATGCGGCGTCTGCTCGAAGAACGCGGCGTCGACGGCGGCACGGTCGGCACGCATCGCTCGCGGCGGCTCGATCGCCAGAGCGTGCGCGCCGCCGATCTGATCCTCGTCACCGAACAGCGGCAAGTGAAAGACGTGGAAGCCCTCGAACCCACGTCGCGCGGCAAGGTGTATTCGCTCGGCAACTGGAGCAAGTCGGACAGACAGGGCAACGGCGGCGCCGATGTCGTCGATCCGCACGGACGCGACGAAGCCGTGTATCGCGACAGCCTCGCGCACATCGAACACCTCGTCATGGGATGGCTGGACAAAATATGTTGA
- a CDS encoding UDP-glucose dehydrogenase family protein, which translates to MNLTIVGTGYVGLVTGACLADIGHDVFCLDVDQRKIDVLNNGGVPIHEPGLLDVIARNRKAGRLKFSTDVEAAVAHGDIQFIAVGTPPDEDGSADLQYVLAAARNIGRHMKGFKVIVDKSTVPVGTARRVAQAVQEELDKRDLQQMFSVVSNPEFLKEGAAVEDFTRPDRIILGCDDDVPGEKARELMKRLYAPFNRNRERTLYMDVRSAEFTKYAANAMLATRISFMNDLANLADRVGADIEAVRRGMGSDPRIGYDFLYAGCGYGGSCFPKDVQALIRTGSEMGHGLRILEAVEAVNESQKKVLAQKIVAQMGEDLSDRTFAVWGLAFKPNTDDMREAPSRALIAELLSRGAKVVAYDPVAIDESKRVFALDLQGKPQQLARLTFADEEMQAAEQADALVILTEWKVFKSPDFDSLKTLLKTPVIFDGRNLYEPEAMRELGIEYHAIGRQAAQPQGASQAAAASLAAAAL; encoded by the coding sequence ATGAACCTGACGATCGTTGGAACCGGATACGTAGGCCTCGTGACGGGCGCCTGTCTGGCAGACATCGGACACGACGTATTCTGCCTCGACGTCGATCAGCGCAAGATCGACGTGCTGAACAATGGCGGCGTCCCCATCCACGAGCCGGGTCTGCTCGACGTCATCGCGCGCAATCGCAAGGCAGGGCGCCTCAAGTTTTCGACGGATGTCGAAGCGGCCGTTGCGCACGGCGATATCCAGTTCATCGCTGTCGGCACGCCGCCCGATGAAGACGGTTCCGCCGATCTGCAATACGTGCTCGCCGCCGCGCGCAACATCGGCCGCCATATGAAGGGCTTCAAGGTGATCGTCGACAAGTCGACGGTGCCCGTCGGCACGGCTCGCCGCGTCGCGCAGGCTGTGCAGGAAGAACTCGACAAACGCGATCTGCAGCAGATGTTCTCGGTCGTGTCGAACCCCGAGTTCCTGAAAGAAGGCGCAGCCGTCGAAGACTTCACGCGCCCCGACCGCATCATCCTCGGTTGCGACGACGACGTGCCCGGCGAAAAGGCGCGCGAGCTGATGAAGCGTCTCTATGCGCCGTTCAACCGCAATCGCGAACGCACGCTGTACATGGACGTGCGTTCCGCCGAATTCACGAAGTACGCGGCCAACGCGATGCTCGCAACGCGCATCTCGTTCATGAACGATCTCGCGAATCTCGCGGACCGTGTCGGCGCCGACATCGAAGCCGTGCGGCGCGGCATGGGTTCCGATCCGCGCATTGGCTACGACTTCCTGTATGCGGGCTGCGGTTATGGCGGCTCGTGTTTCCCGAAGGACGTGCAGGCGCTGATCCGCACGGGCAGCGAAATGGGCCATGGTCTGCGCATTCTCGAAGCCGTCGAAGCCGTCAACGAATCGCAGAAGAAGGTGCTCGCACAGAAGATCGTCGCGCAGATGGGCGAGGACCTGTCGGACCGCACGTTCGCGGTCTGGGGTCTCGCGTTCAAGCCGAACACCGACGACATGCGCGAAGCACCGAGCCGCGCGCTGATCGCCGAACTGCTGTCGCGCGGCGCGAAAGTCGTGGCCTACGACCCCGTCGCGATCGACGAATCGAAGCGCGTGTTCGCGCTCGACCTGCAAGGCAAGCCGCAGCAGCTCGCGCGTCTGACTTTCGCCGATGAAGAAATGCAGGCGGCCGAGCAAGCCGACGCGCTCGTGATCCTCACCGAATGGAAGGTCTTCAAGAGCCCGGACTTCGACAGCCTCAAGACGCTGCTGAAAACGCCTGTGATTTTCGACGGCCGCAACCTGTACGAGCCGGAAGCGATGCGCGAACTCGGTATCGAGTATCACGCGATCGGCCGTCAGGCTGCGCAGCCGCAAGGCGCATCGCAAGCGGCCGCTGCGTCGCTGGCTGCCGCCGCGCTGTAA
- a CDS encoding undecaprenyl-phosphate glucose phosphotransferase, which translates to MLSVLSRIIDIGMVALGALIAAAVHAGGFVWLDDMQSVSLAFDCLLVILFFPALGVYQSWRGKPLYDLLWRVTMGWMMVEVTGILMSFSLHRADMLSRLWLAYWAVATIVLLIVTKAGVHAVLRGLRREGFNQKKVAIVGGAPYGKFLIEQMRSRPEAGFSPVIVYDEDDTRSHYEDTDEAQAIEGVPVHRDYAAMIDEMRRRSVRELWMALPMSKEKIIHRFVMEFRNDFVNIRFIPDVRSLTLFSQPMVDLLGVPAINLAASPITDLRVLPKRVFDRLFALAALTMLAPVMLAIAAAVKLSSPGPVFFRQRRKGIDGREFEIFKFRSMKVHKEEVGRITQATRRDPRITPVGAFLRRTSLDELPQFINVLRGEMSVVGPRPHALEHDDIYKDLVKGYMHRYRIKPGITGWAQINGYRGETDRIEKMMGRVKLDLYYMQHWSFWLDLKIVGLTFWKGFVGSNAY; encoded by the coding sequence ATGCTGAGCGTTCTATCGAGAATCATCGACATCGGCATGGTCGCGCTCGGCGCGCTGATCGCGGCGGCTGTGCATGCGGGCGGCTTCGTGTGGCTCGACGACATGCAAAGCGTGTCGCTCGCGTTCGACTGCCTGCTCGTGATCCTGTTCTTTCCGGCGCTCGGTGTGTATCAGTCGTGGCGCGGCAAGCCGCTGTACGACCTGCTGTGGCGCGTGACGATGGGCTGGATGATGGTCGAGGTGACGGGCATCCTGATGAGCTTCAGCCTGCATCGCGCGGACATGCTGTCGCGTCTGTGGCTCGCATATTGGGCCGTCGCCACCATCGTGCTGCTGATCGTCACGAAAGCGGGCGTGCATGCCGTGTTGCGCGGGCTGCGCCGCGAGGGTTTCAATCAGAAGAAGGTGGCGATCGTCGGCGGTGCGCCGTACGGCAAGTTTCTGATCGAGCAGATGCGCAGCCGTCCCGAAGCGGGCTTCAGCCCTGTGATCGTGTACGACGAGGACGATACGCGCAGCCACTACGAAGACACCGACGAAGCGCAAGCGATCGAAGGCGTGCCCGTGCACCGCGATTACGCGGCGATGATCGACGAAATGCGTCGTCGCTCGGTGCGCGAGCTGTGGATGGCGCTGCCGATGTCGAAGGAAAAGATCATCCATCGCTTCGTGATGGAGTTCCGCAACGACTTCGTGAATATCCGCTTCATTCCGGATGTGCGCAGCCTGACGCTGTTCAGCCAGCCGATGGTCGATCTGCTCGGCGTGCCCGCGATCAACCTCGCCGCGTCGCCGATCACCGATCTGCGCGTGCTGCCCAAGCGCGTGTTCGACCGCCTGTTCGCGCTCGCCGCGCTGACGATGCTCGCGCCCGTGATGCTCGCGATTGCCGCGGCCGTGAAGCTGTCGTCGCCGGGGCCTGTGTTTTTTCGTCAGCGACGCAAGGGCATCGACGGTCGCGAGTTCGAGATCTTCAAGTTCCGCTCGATGAAGGTCCACAAGGAAGAGGTGGGCCGGATCACGCAGGCCACGCGCCGCGATCCGCGCATCACGCCCGTCGGCGCATTTCTGCGCCGCACGAGTCTCGACGAGCTGCCGCAATTCATCAACGTGCTGCGCGGCGAGATGTCGGTGGTCGGCCCGCGTCCGCATGCGCTCGAACACGACGACATCTACAAGGATCTGGTGAAGGGCTACATGCACCGCTACCGGATCAAGCCCGGCATCACCGGCTGGGCGCAGATCAACGGTTATCGCGGCGAAACCGACCGCATCGAAAAGATGATGGGCCGCGTGAAGCTCGATCTGTACTACATGCAGCACTGGAGCTTCTGGCTCGATCTGAAGATCGTCGGCCTGACGTTCTGGAAGGGCTTCGTCGGCAGCAACGCGTACTGA
- a CDS encoding mannose-1-phosphate guanylyltransferase/mannose-6-phosphate isomerase, with the protein MTATASAVENRPANSSRLNVKLKVHPVILAGGSGTRLWPMSREQHPKQLIGLLGEDSLLQSTTHRLDGLDAGYPVAEQLVVVCNEDHRFTTAEQLRVSGVQSRLILEPCARDTAPALTIAALSVLALDEDGIMVVMPADHAVTDSEGFHAAVATGVRHAANGHIVTMGIVPARAETGYGYIRIGAAVAAVAADTANNASDDRAIVAHQLDRFVEKPHLELAQHYVESKEYWWNSGIFILRASTWLKAVRHFQPAIYEACEAAHAQGKTDGDFFRVQRDAFDACPKNSIDYAVMEQLGNDTSVCSGVVVPLNAGWSDVGSWDAIWDILPKDGDDNVGRGNVMFEGAASTFAHSEGRLIACVGTQDLVVVETDDAILVADKNRVQDVKKVVGRIREKQGTEAVNHRKVHRPWGHYDSVDMGERFQVKRIVVKPGAQLSLQMHHHRAEHWIVVRGTALVTRGEERFIVSENESAYIPLGIKHRLENPGKMPLEIIEVQSGSYLGEDDIVRFDDTYGRQ; encoded by the coding sequence ATGACTGCTACGGCGTCCGCCGTCGAGAATCGACCGGCGAATTCATCCCGGCTCAACGTCAAGCTGAAGGTTCATCCCGTGATCCTGGCCGGCGGCTCAGGCACGCGTCTTTGGCCGATGTCGCGCGAACAGCATCCGAAGCAGCTGATCGGCCTGCTCGGCGAAGACTCGCTGCTGCAATCGACGACCCATCGGCTCGACGGACTCGATGCCGGCTATCCCGTTGCCGAACAGCTGGTTGTCGTCTGCAATGAAGACCATCGCTTCACGACGGCCGAACAGCTGCGCGTGAGCGGCGTGCAAAGCCGCCTGATTCTCGAACCGTGCGCGCGCGACACGGCGCCCGCGCTGACGATCGCCGCCCTCTCCGTGCTTGCGCTCGACGAAGACGGCATCATGGTCGTGATGCCCGCCGATCACGCCGTCACCGACAGCGAAGGTTTTCATGCCGCCGTCGCCACGGGCGTGCGGCACGCGGCGAACGGCCATATCGTGACGATGGGCATCGTGCCGGCGCGCGCCGAAACGGGCTACGGCTATATCCGCATCGGTGCAGCGGTTGCAGCGGTTGCAGCGGATACAGCGAACAACGCATCGGACGATCGCGCGATCGTCGCGCATCAGCTCGACCGCTTCGTCGAAAAGCCGCATCTGGAACTCGCGCAACACTATGTCGAGTCGAAAGAGTACTGGTGGAACAGCGGCATTTTCATTCTGCGTGCGTCAACGTGGCTCAAGGCCGTGCGTCATTTCCAGCCCGCGATTTACGAAGCCTGCGAAGCCGCGCATGCGCAAGGCAAGACCGACGGCGACTTCTTCCGCGTACAGCGCGACGCGTTCGATGCATGTCCGAAGAATTCGATCGATTACGCGGTGATGGAGCAGCTCGGCAACGACACGTCGGTGTGCTCGGGCGTCGTCGTGCCGCTCAATGCAGGCTGGTCCGATGTCGGTTCGTGGGACGCGATCTGGGACATTCTGCCGAAAGACGGCGACGATAACGTCGGCCGCGGCAACGTGATGTTCGAAGGCGCGGCCTCGACGTTCGCGCATTCGGAAGGACGCCTGATTGCCTGCGTCGGCACGCAGGATCTCGTCGTCGTCGAAACCGATGATGCGATTCTCGTCGCCGACAAGAACCGCGTGCAGGACGTGAAGAAAGTGGTTGGCCGGATCCGCGAGAAGCAAGGCACGGAGGCCGTGAACCATCGCAAGGTGCACCGCCCGTGGGGCCATTACGATTCCGTCGACATGGGCGAGCGCTTTCAGGTGAAACGCATCGTCGTGAAGCCGGGCGCACAGCTGTCGCTGCAGATGCACCACCATCGCGCGGAACACTGGATCGTCGTGCGCGGCACGGCGCTCGTCACGCGTGGTGAAGAGCGCTTCATCGTGTCCGAAAACGAATCGGCGTATATCCCGCTCGGCATCAAGCATCGCCTGGAAAATCCGGGCAAGATGCCGCTCGAAATCATCGAGGTGCAATCCGGCTCGTATCTCGGCGAAGACGACATCGTGCGTTTCGACGACACCTACGGACGACAGTAA
- a CDS encoding DUF6566 family protein, with product MFFDELSNDEWAQISALVSDEPAVRLNRRGRPRAEPRIVANAVLWILTTGEPWSKLPGRYPSGPTCRRRFEEWQADGTLAEVIRLLTQNGRAFAYIPEPTPPAAPKPAPVVEAPKPRDELARGVFWKSPETWQSSVQEPSVTSGWRALAPMADITRQLAGSAAVETGFVDASRANGDSAAVVFDDAQRIDMQASVQTETQTETQMDMQVHMQKDLQAFAADTALVPMMVPAILPSELHDEQTSDEDASADDAPGSPHTPLWMSLTAPRGLQVADRLGYVIYVAAEQVPNGKFRAWAEIMKDGKRVERSGLIGPRFSDADAAHRFALDWARQWIDRECLTHEAGAGLHGGSFASQKASASVHAGMHAPKVAVRPVTRAMPELTPTPALAAANVTPAASGNPHLPQHLNPRLMPLRRYPSDAVNDKTGERYPSLSKLISHAG from the coding sequence ATGTTTTTCGATGAGCTAAGCAATGACGAATGGGCGCAAATTTCCGCGCTCGTTTCCGACGAGCCAGCCGTCCGCCTGAACCGACGCGGACGGCCCCGCGCCGAACCCCGTATCGTGGCCAATGCCGTTCTGTGGATCCTGACTACTGGCGAGCCGTGGTCGAAGCTTCCCGGTCGCTATCCGTCAGGCCCTACGTGCCGGCGCCGCTTCGAGGAGTGGCAAGCCGACGGCACGCTGGCCGAAGTGATCCGTCTGTTGACGCAGAATGGGCGCGCGTTCGCCTATATCCCGGAGCCGACGCCGCCCGCTGCGCCGAAGCCGGCGCCCGTGGTCGAAGCACCGAAGCCGCGCGATGAACTCGCGCGCGGCGTGTTCTGGAAGAGTCCGGAAACGTGGCAATCGTCCGTTCAGGAACCGAGCGTGACGAGCGGCTGGCGTGCGCTCGCGCCGATGGCCGACATCACGCGCCAGCTCGCCGGTTCGGCGGCTGTCGAGACGGGCTTCGTCGACGCGTCGCGTGCGAACGGTGATTCTGCTGCTGTCGTCTTCGACGACGCGCAGCGGATCGACATGCAAGCCAGCGTGCAAACGGAAACGCAAACGGAAACGCAAATGGACATGCAGGTACACATGCAAAAGGACCTGCAAGCCTTTGCCGCCGACACCGCGCTCGTGCCCATGATGGTGCCCGCGATCTTGCCGAGCGAACTGCACGACGAGCAGACATCCGATGAAGACGCGTCCGCCGACGATGCACCCGGCAGCCCGCACACGCCGTTGTGGATGAGCCTCACGGCGCCGCGCGGCCTGCAGGTCGCCGACCGTCTGGGCTACGTGATCTATGTCGCGGCAGAGCAGGTGCCCAACGGCAAGTTCCGCGCGTGGGCCGAGATCATGAAGGACGGCAAGCGCGTCGAGCGCTCGGGCCTGATCGGTCCGCGTTTCAGCGATGCCGATGCGGCACATCGCTTCGCGCTCGATTGGGCGCGTCAGTGGATCGATCGCGAATGCCTTACGCATGAAGCGGGCGCAGGTCTGCACGGCGGCAGCTTCGCGAGCCAGAAGGCGAGTGCGAGCGTGCATGCGGGCATGCACGCGCCGAAGGTCGCCGTGCGGCCCGTCACGCGCGCGATGCCGGAACTCACGCCGACGCCGGCACTCGCCGCGGCGAACGTGACGCCCGCTGCATCAGGCAATCCGCATCTGCCGCAGCATCTGAATCCGCGTCTGATGCCGCTGCGCCGCTATCCGTCCGACGCCGTCAACGACAAGACGGGCGAACGTTATCCGTCGCTCTCGAAGCTGATTTCCCACGCGGGATGA
- a CDS encoding YciI-like protein, whose amino-acid sequence MHYLLIYDVSQDYLERRPEFRAAHLKHAWAAADRGELHLAGALADPVDTAVLLFEGDSPAVAESFAKADPYVLNGLVTQWRVRPWTTVVGERAATPVR is encoded by the coding sequence ATGCACTATCTGCTGATCTACGATGTGTCGCAGGATTATCTTGAGCGTCGTCCGGAATTTCGCGCTGCGCATCTGAAGCATGCATGGGCCGCCGCAGATCGCGGCGAACTGCATCTTGCTGGCGCGCTTGCCGATCCCGTCGATACCGCCGTGCTGCTGTTCGAAGGCGATTCGCCCGCAGTCGCCGAGTCGTTTGCGAAAGCCGATCCCTATGTGCTGAACGGACTCGTCACGCAATGGCGCGTGCGGCCGTGGACGACGGTCGTCGGCGAGCGCGCCGCGACACCTGTCCGCTAA
- a CDS encoding PsiF family protein, which translates to MKIQAALAALALTGLLASPAFAANSQQSKMTACNKQAGDKKGDDRKAFMKDCLSASSAMAASAPMTQQDKMKMCNTQAADKKGDDRKAFMKTCLSNKG; encoded by the coding sequence ATGAAGATCCAGGCCGCACTCGCCGCTCTCGCCCTGACGGGTCTGCTCGCGTCGCCCGCTTTTGCCGCGAACAGCCAGCAATCGAAGATGACCGCGTGCAACAAGCAGGCGGGCGACAAGAAAGGCGACGATCGCAAAGCGTTCATGAAGGACTGTCTGTCGGCCTCGTCGGCGATGGCTGCGTCCGCACCGATGACGCAACAGGACAAGATGAAGATGTGCAACACGCAGGCAGCCGACAAGAAAGGCGACGATCGCAAGGCATTCATGAAGACGTGCCTGAGCAACAAGGGCTGA